The genomic segment CTGGCCATCCGGGTGATTAATGGTAAACGCGGCCGGATGGCCACGGAGGTATGTGGATGGGAAACCGCGGTAAAGCAATCCGACTGATCGTTGCCGGGCTGGGGCTATCGCTGCTTCCGGCCCTTGCTGCGGCTGACGAGGCCTGTCGAGACGACCAGATTACCCTTCGCGGCGACTGGGGCCAGGCTCGTTTCACCATCGAGGTGGCCGACGATGCCGGCGAACGCGCGCAAGGTCTCATGCACCGCGAGAGCATGGCACGCAGTGCCGGTATGCTTTTCGTGTACGACAGCCCGCGCACGGTACGCTTCTGGATGAAGAACACGCTCATCCCGCTCGACATGATCTTCGCCGACGAGACCGGCACGGTGCGGCACATCCACCGGATGGCCGAGCCGGAAAGCGAAGACATGATCTATGGCGGCAACAACATCCAGTTCATCCTCGAAATTAATGGCGGCATGGCTGACGCCTTGAACATCGGCAAGGGCAGCGAGATGCGCCACCCGGCCATTGCGACAGACGACGCCACCTGGCCCT from the Roseovarius indicus genome contains:
- a CDS encoding DUF192 domain-containing protein, whose amino-acid sequence is MGNRGKAIRLIVAGLGLSLLPALAAADEACRDDQITLRGDWGQARFTIEVADDAGERAQGLMHRESMARSAGMLFVYDSPRTVRFWMKNTLIPLDMIFADETGTVRHIHRMAEPESEDMIYGGNNIQFILEINGGMADALNIGKGSEMRHPAIATDDATWPC